A genomic stretch from bacterium includes:
- a CDS encoding C-terminal binding protein, whose amino-acid sequence MTESDGAKAEADAGRTPAGRAAPQVVLWTEGERGPRFPLDVDGIGAAGGVTRFVAAPTDSERLGAVADARILVAAHVKITEDLYGAAPRLAGVIRTGIGLDTVDIPAATRHGVCIAHVPDFCYDEVADSAWTLILAVTRKLLEADRRVRRGEWVPNALLPVHSLRGRALGLVAFGHIARKVAERGRAFGVHVIAADPYLDGAAMARDGVEKVSFDELLARADIVSLHTPLTPETRGLVNAAAFARMKPGAILINTSRGPVVDEPALVDALRSGHLGGAGLDVLSPEPPAPDNPLFAMDNVVLTPHSSSTTVEALDDLARKVNLQIVQMLRGEWPTYLANPAVRSQPNARLTARGVTPSTRHASHGGGEAS is encoded by the coding sequence ATGACGGAATCGGACGGAGCGAAGGCGGAAGCGGACGCAGGGCGGACACCGGCCGGCCGCGCGGCGCCGCAGGTGGTGCTGTGGACCGAAGGGGAGCGTGGTCCGCGGTTTCCCCTGGACGTGGACGGCATCGGCGCGGCGGGCGGGGTGACGCGATTCGTCGCCGCCCCGACCGACTCCGAGCGTCTCGGGGCCGTGGCCGACGCCCGGATCCTCGTCGCCGCCCACGTGAAAATCACCGAGGATCTCTACGGGGCGGCGCCGCGTCTGGCCGGGGTGATCCGGACCGGGATCGGCCTCGACACCGTCGATATTCCGGCGGCCACGCGCCACGGCGTCTGCATCGCGCACGTGCCGGATTTCTGCTACGACGAGGTCGCCGACTCGGCGTGGACGCTCATTCTCGCCGTGACGCGCAAACTGCTCGAAGCCGACCGGCGGGTCCGCCGCGGGGAATGGGTGCCGAACGCGCTGCTGCCGGTGCACTCGTTGCGGGGCCGCGCGCTTGGGCTCGTCGCGTTCGGCCACATCGCCCGCAAGGTGGCGGAGCGCGGCCGCGCGTTCGGCGTGCACGTGATTGCGGCGGACCCGTACCTCGACGGCGCCGCGATGGCCCGCGACGGCGTGGAAAAGGTCTCGTTCGACGAGCTCCTCGCCCGGGCGGACATCGTCTCGCTGCACACGCCGCTCACCCCGGAGACGCGCGGTCTCGTCAACGCGGCGGCGTTCGCGCGGATGAAACCGGGCGCGATTTTGATCAACACGTCCCGCGGCCCCGTGGTCGACGAGCCGGCCCTCGTGGACGCGCTCCGCTCGGGGCACCTGGGCGGCGCCGGCCTCGACGTGCTGTCGCCCGAACCGCCCGCGCCGGACAACCCGCTGTTCGCCATGGACAACGTCGTGCTGACGCCGCACTCCTCCTCGACGACGGTCGAGGCGCTGGACGATCTGGCCCGCAAGGTGAACCTCCAGATCGTCCAGATGCTGCGCGGCGAGTGGCCGACGTACCTGGCGAACCCCGCCGTCCGGTCGCAGCCCAACGCCCGCCTCACCGCCCGCGGGGTGACCCCGTCTACGCGGCATGCGTCCCACGGAGGGGGCGAGGCGTCATGA